A window of Chiloscyllium plagiosum isolate BGI_BamShark_2017 chromosome 25, ASM401019v2, whole genome shotgun sequence genomic DNA:
ggccatttggcccctcaggcctgctctgccattggaATGAGACTACAGCCAATCTGATCGAGGCCTCAACTGTACTTTCCTGTCTCCTCCCATACTCTGCAACTCCCTATCGATACGCCATCCATCTAACTCAGCCTAGAGTGTATTCAATGAGCCTCCCACTGCTGCTTTCAGGAGAAGACTATTCCACAAACTAATGACCCGTTGAGAGAAaaagaattctcctcatttcagccTGAACTGGGAGAGCCCTGGTTTTTAAACTCAGTCTCATGGTTCTAGATGCCTCCACAGCgtgggaacatcctctcagcattcaccccatcaaatcccctcaggaCCTTGTTTCTTTTAAtatgatcatctttcattcttctaaactccaacaggaATAGGCTGAACCTGCTCAACATTTTCGCATAAAATGAACCCTTAATCTCAGGAATTATtccaatgaaccttctctgaacagggTCTAGTATAATTATTTGCCTTGTTTAATGAGGAGACCAAGTGTATACACAGTACCTCAGATGTAGTCAAATGAAGGCATTATATTTGGAAGAGGGGGCAGAAAATTACAATTTCTCGGCAAAGTGCAAATCGACTCATTTAAGGAATTCTTACCGTGGGGCTTGGTGAGATTTATTACTGTAAATGCCCCAGTGTTCagtctgctacctcacactcactctgttgttgctgctgcacCCATCTTTTGCCAAGGCTCAAGTTCTACCACTCTAACTATTGTCTTCAGCACCTTCCCTTAACCAATCTTGTTACTTCACAAACTCCCATACTGCTAATCCTCATGATCTCctcactgcctactcactcaccctAAACACTTCACTGCCTTACCACAACCTCTATCAGCACTAAAAACCATGCCATCCagtttcatctcactcaatccctctctttctctcattccccAGAGAATACAGCCGACAGTGGGGCAGAAAGGCCTGGATGGATGGAGGGGTTCCCATCTTCTCAGCCCCTACAAGCTCCCTTACAGAAAAAGACCGGAACCATTTCTGTGGGAATGCTGCTCCATCCAGGTCCTGTAACCTCTCACAGTAATACCACTGTCATTCTCACTCATTACACCCACTTCTAACCATTAATCTTGACCGTTTCTCTTGTGTCTAACAGATGCTGTCAATATCTCCACCACCATCATGGATGAATAGCTGGTTCCTCCCAAAGCCACCTCCTCAGTCTCTGAGGATGAGAGTACTGAGGCCTCAGGGGAagcatcagcaaggcagccttctGTACCCTCcctaccagctcagatactgacacctcgaTGGGAACATTAAGTTTAGAGAGTGTGGGAGCACAATGCAGTGACTACCCCAGTGTGACAGCTCCACAGCTGGCCAAGGTAAAAGTACCCAGGTCACTGGCAGATGGAGGACTATTGGAGGCCAGGCTCCTGCTCAATGAAACTAGAGACTACATTAGGGTATTGTGgcagagagagggaaaaggaaATCTGTTGAGGATATTTTGGAGACATTGCAATGTAAATGAGTTCTCATGTTTGTGTAAGTTTCTTGGTTTTCTACAAATGTTTGTTTATCCCTCTGATTGGCCCTGAATGTGATTGCATCAGTGTGATGTCTGACTTCATGGTCACACAGGATGTTCCATGGTTTAAATTCTGTGTCAACGGCTTTCTACAGTGTCTGGGGCCGGTATCTGAGGATGCCTTTGACTCACTGTGTTAGGGCCCCTTGATTGATGGGTACCTCTACGGACTGTGCTAAAGACTCCTGCCCTGAAACCATGCAACATAGCTGACGGCTTGCTGtatacatgcagtgtgtttgctgcattaGCTGCTGGCATGTGGTGTAGGTGCGAGATTGACCTAGCACAGAGCCATACAGAGGTGCACTCAACTTCCAAATCCCCTTCCCCAATGGAACATTGCTGTGCAGCAAGGCAAGCTGCCATGTTGTGTGCCAGGTATAGCCaggcaaggatgctgtgagcatgaAGGTAAGCAAGCACGGAGAAAGACGATGGCCAATCCTGACATGCACCCTGCTCCAATTCCTGCCCTGGGTTCTTTTCCTCACATGCAAAGCAGCAGcttttcaatgcaagtggccacTGCATCTTGCACTGAACGTCTCTGCTTCTGAAGCAGCATATAGCTGGATTGGACTGGtgacagagttgaaaaatgtgatactggaaaaacacagcaagccaggcagtatccgaggagcaggagaattgacgtttcgggcataagcccttcttcaggaagcccttcctgaagaagggcttatgcccgaaacgtcgattctcctgctcctcggatgctgcctggcctgctgtgtttttccagcaccacatttttcaactctggtactccagcatctgcagtcctcactttctcctagttggacTGGTGACAACAGGGTTGTCCAATGTTAGTTGCTAATGTAAATGGAAAGGGGCATTGTGTGGCTGATGCCCATGGATTGTGCCCTGAGATACTGATTGATGTTTAATAATGTGCAGCCCGACCACAGAGAGCAGCGATCTAAGGTCACCAGGTAccagctctgacttccatgttaagAATTCACGTACCTTTTTCTCCCAGCATCCCCACCAGtaaccttccactgacactctcattcatttggctgaactggtcctcacccttaataatttctcctttgaatcctcccacttcttccagatgaaaggggtagccatcggcacctgcatgggcccagctctgcctgtctctttgttagtTACaaggaacagtccatcttctgcagttacaccagcaccattccccacttttttctctgctacatcgatgactctATCAGCATCACCTCGTGCTTCCacgagaggttgaacagttcatcaacttcaccaacaaatTCCAACCTGACATTAAATTCACCtcgaccatctcagacaccttcttccccttcctggacctctccatctccatcaatggtgactgacacaacactgacattttctacaaaccaaCCCACAGCTAcgtcccaccctgcctcctgtaaaaacgctatctcttatttccaattcctccacctccactgcatctgctcccaggaggaccagttctaccacagaacacaccagatggcctccttctttaaagaatgcaatttcccctcccacatggtcaatgacgccttccagcgcatctcattcacttcctgcacctctgccctcgaactcCACCCATCTAACCGCAACAAAGACAGAGCCACCCTCGTCCTCACGtttcaccccaccaatctccatatacattgcatcatcctccaccatttctgccacctatgaACGGACCCTACCATTAGAgaatatttccctcctcacccctattcgctttccataaagaccattcccccgcgactcccttgttaggttcgCTCCTCCATCAATCCACCCTCTCctgctggcaccttcccctgccacctaaggaattgcaaaatctacACCCACACCACGCcctttacctccatccaaggccccaaaggagccttccatgtccatcagagtttcacctgcatttccacacatgtcatttactgtatctgttgctcctgcagaacgcttcagagaatatctctgggacaccaaccAAGCCCAcaaccctgtggctgaacactccaATGCCCCCTCCcagtccaccaaggacatgctagtcctgggcctcctccatcgccactccctaaccacccaatgcctgggagaaaaatgcctcatcttccacctcaggaccttCCAACCCCACAACATCAATGACCTCCCCCCATCAACCCCCCCAGGCCCCCaccctcccaccacccccccaactcccatttatctcaccacaccctcagctcacagcctcattcctgatgaaaggcttttgctcgaaatgtcaattctcctgctcctcagatgctgcctgccctgctgtgcttttccagcaccatactctcaacaagAATTCAGAtaagaaactgaatattaataGGGGAACTTCTGACATTAATAAAGTGCTTAACAAAAAATCGCTCCctaattgggtggcacagtggttagcagtgctactTCAAcaagtgtcagggacctgggttcgattccaccttcaggtgtcaattttctatattctccccaaatctgcgtgcatttcctcaaggtgctccagttttctccctcaggttaggtggataggtcatgagaaattgcccatagtgttcagggatatgcaagctaggtgggttagtcatgggaaatgcagggtaatagggatagggtagggggatggattTGGTTGGCAGcatttcagagggccagtgtggatctaatgggctgaatgtcctgcttccaagCTGTAGGATTCCATGATTCTTAATTGGCAACTCTTCACTGTCTAACAGGGAACGTAGCTTGCTACTCAGCAAGTAATAAAAGATGAAACAAATTGTTCCCGACGTTGACAAAGACCTTACTGGACATTCCACCCGATTCTGCCTCAGATCTTGCTACGGCCATAGTATTTTGTCAGATCTTAACCCGAGGTCTATCGTCATCACATTTGGTTGCATTATCTCTGTTGTTTCCCTTAAGGGTATTTGTTTTGCTCTCTCAGCTTGGTAAATTCAGAATGTTTCATTTTAATAGACTAGAAAATTGGCATCTCTTCATCAGCACTTTCCAGGTTTCCCAAGATATATTGAATGTCAAGCTTCCAAACAGGGACATGAGGGTTTTGGCCTGCATCCCGCTGCAGTCAAATCATTTTGTGATTACCAAAAAGAATAGATGGTAGAAAGAGCTGTTGAGTGACAAGACTCTGCTATGTGGAATGTTTCTGCTTGTGACACCCATTATTGATGCCCCTGTCACTGGATATCTCCATTGAGATGAACTGATCAGCCACTCTGTTTAATGAGGAGCTGTTGAAGCTGGTGGTCTCTTCACCAACATCTGAATATTTACGAGAGGTGTACAGACCAATAGAAAGGCTTGAGGTGCTGCACTATACAGAGCCTTGAAACTGCAACTCTCTCCAAGGCTGATTACTCCTCCCCTTTGCACCCAGCAACGCTCAATTTCTCAGAACACTGCAGGGGGGGTGGAAGGGTTTATACCCCCTTCACATTCTCCGTGGATTAGCAGGGGATCACACCCACAGGGATGGCAGAAAAAGGTTACCCTTCCAGCTGGTGGAACAATGCTCATGAAGTGTAAAAGAACAGAATTGCTTTTCCACCCTCATCACTCCGTTTCCTATCGGAATGCTGGATGGTCACTAATGTGGGGCACCATGGAGGTTTATCATGTTGAAAACAGTTTATAAATGCAACCTGTAGGGTTCATGGGGtgctgtggtaatgtcactacctCTGGATCTGGAGACTGCATTTaagcccacctgctccagaggaatATGGTActgtctctgaacagattgaataaaaatatctatgaatgcaagttgttattgttgCATCAGGCATGTTCTACTTCACTGTCTGTCACTAATGAGTGCTGACTTGAGAAATTAGCTCGGAGGTGGAGTGGGTCAACTAGCAAGAGGAAGCTCTATCCTGCTGCGTCTTGGCCTCCATTTATACTCACTCAATATGTGGGAGTCAATGTCCATCTCTAAATATCCTGGAGAAGGTGGCTGGTGAGCAGCCTTTGTGAATCATTGCAACACTGAGGGtgtagtgctgttaggaagatcattccaagattttgacctggtgacagtGTAGGAACAGTGATGTCATTCCATTTCATCATGAATGGCTTGAAAGGAAACCTGAAGATGGAGATGATCGTGGGAAATGATATTCTCAATCAATTAAAACATACCATGACGATTTCCCAAATGCATCATGCCAGTGAATTGTTAAATCATTCTGTTCAGGAAAAAAGTATGACTTTTCTTGCATTAGTAAGCTAAGGAAATATTCTCCCATTAATAGGGCAGCATCAAGTGATCGACACTATGTATCTGACCTGTGCTATGTTTGACCTGGGTGTACTTCATGAAAATTGTAAAGGGAGCATTTCTTTGCATTGAATGATTCTTCATGCAAAGCCAAAATAGAACAGATTGCAAAGGTTAAGGATGagtgcttgttttttttattctcgAAGCATTTCCCACACCAAGAAGCAGACATTCAGCTCGAGCCCTGACTGTTGACTGCCTTTTAGACTCGAACATCATCCGTGCATTTTGGAAGTCATCTCCACACTGAATGTGCAGTCACCACTGTGCATGACATTCACTGACTTACAACTCATCTCGTGGAGCTTTTagtggaaaatgctggaattcctttGGGACTTCTTCTCCCTTCGCTGACTTTTTGTAGAATCCCAATGATTCAAGGAGAGCTGAAAGCTGGTCGGCCGTCATATCCCTTACCAGGTAACGCTggaggaaggagagcagaagGAGCTCAGTGGAAAGACATCTCTATAAGACATCAGTTGGAATAATTATCTTCAACTGCTAGCAACTACTTTTGATAAAATTACATggagaaagtaaaagaaaaaatCAACTGATCACTAATTGTCATTTCCTAGAGAAGTTGGGATTGCAGAataggttaagaggggatttaataaaAGTGTTCAAACACATGAGGGGTTTtgatagaaactgtttccatttccaGGTCAGTCAATAGCTAGAGGACGTATTGGCAAATGAATCAAAAACAATACGGGGATAAATATGGTCTAGTGAGTCATTATGATCCGAAATGCACTGCTTGAAAGAATGGTCAAAGCAGATTCAGTAGTACCTTTCAAACAAGGAATTGGATTGCAATGCAATGGGTAAAGAGTAGGAGAGCAAGATTAATTAGAGAGCTCTTTCAAAGTGATGACACATGTacaatgggccaattggcctcccTCTGTGCTGGAAGATACTATTATTTGTAACTGTTAGCTTGTGGTCTGAGGCCATCAGCAGAGTGAAATGCTGCAcaataatcttttatttttacatGGGATGAGAGACACTCTGCGCAACAAGGGTCAGGTGTGGATGCTCTTGCATTAGTCAACTGACTGACATAAACATGAGAAATGGTTTTTTATTGTATCACTAGAAAACCAAAGATCAGATCCCTAGCCTACTTCTGAGATCAACTGAGAATTTGTTAGCCTCTGTTAAATCATTCTTTGTTAAGTGCTGACTCTAATTACTCACTGCAAGACCTGTCCTGACACAGGTCAGTGTATCAATGACAAACCATTCAGCTGCAGTTCCTGCTCCCTTTTCTTTCTTAGCGATAATGAGCGAAAGCATTTATTGAGCAGCATCCTTTGTGCATATTTCTCAGTGCTCTGTCCATCTCTTTCCCCATCTGTATTATTCATCCTTTTCTTTGCAGActtcctttgtttttcttttctcacgCGAACGTTTGCATGTCTGCATGTCTTCCCCTCTCCTGGTTTAGTGTAGCATGTTTAGTACACCCTTGTTTCTTAATCCATACTTGTTTGttctgtgtgctgctgtctgacTGAACAGGTCATTAGACACAAGAAAGACTCAAAGTATTGAGTAGGTAAGTCTGAATCCTTTCTTTTAAAGATTTGCATAACAAACCAAATCGAAGCAAAAACTGACCTGAACAACTTCATCCTTCAGGTTGTAGAAGAGGAGCTCAGGTTCCTTATCATCCTGTAAATCATACTGCAGATTGTGACTGAAGGATAGAGTTAAGGAAACTGTCTAAGAGATCCACTTGTGGAGAGCATGGGATCTTTTGCCAATTTTTGAGAGGTCATTGCTCACTATGCAAGCTTACATTCGACTAGAAAACCGATGACTCTACCAACCAATTATGTAGGAACTATCCATTGCTGCTTGAGTAATGTTGAATATCAGAAATATCAAAGGGCACACAGAATTGTAAGGATATAACTTAACCTGTTAACAATTACTCCAGAATTTGGAAGCCTTAAATCCAGAGGATTACACAGCGTGTTTACAGCTCCAGTGAATCCCACACGTGAAAGAAAGAACAGGAATGAAAGTGCACAACACTTGTCTCCTCATTAAGGTCATACTAAAGGATACTACAATGCCAATCGGTTCAGAAGAAACTCATACAACTCTGGCATCTTCTTAATTGATCATCCAACCAAACTAGGAGCctaaaaaacaaaagcaaaatgcaggATTAACTGGGTGCAGAGTGGGTGAAATGATCTGAATCAGTTATTGGGTCAGTTACCGTAACCCATGCCTCTGGTTGGTGCATCTCACTGTGCACACAAATACAAGCCAATTCTACTCCAGATTCTTCCATTCTTAGAATCAATATCAGACAGCAGCATTGGAACCAAAACCTGGTGTATCATTTAAGTTGAGCTTTAGCTGCTGGTCTGCTCCACTGTCTTACATTAAGGTCTTACATTgcaacccgtcaatgatgtgggagaccatcaaagcttacatgcgaggtttgatcatctcccactcagcgacccagaagaaattgaagggagaacaacagcgtctgcttgaagtgTCTTACATTAAGGTCTTACATTgcaacccgtcaatgatgtgggagaccatcaaagcttacatgcgaggtttgatcatctcccactcagcgacccagaagaaattgaagggagaacaacagcgtctgcttgaagcccgcttaaaagcggctgaaactgcatacactgatagaccttctattattaaattgcaaaggattacagctcttaggacagctctaaacactatgcttactcaaacggctaagagggaaatattatttgcaaaacaaaggttatatgaatatggcgacaaaccgggtagatacttagcatttcttgcaaagaaaaNNNNNNNNNNNNNNNNNNNNNNNNNNNNNNNNNNNNNNNNNNNNNNNNNNNNNNNNNNNNNNNNNNNNNNNNNNNNNNNNNNNNNNNNNNNNNNNNNNNNNNNNNNNNNNNNNNNNNNNNNNNNNNNNNNNNNNNNNNNNNNNNNNNNNNNNNNNNNNNNNNNNNNNNNNNNNNNNNNNNNNNNNNNNNNNNNNNNNNNNNNNNNNNNNNNNNNNNNNNNNNNNNNNNNNNNNNNNNNNNNNNNNNNNNNNNNNNNNNNNNNNNNNNNNNNNNNNNNNNNNNNNNNNNNNNNNNNNNNNNNNNNNNNNNNNNNNNNNNNNNNNNNNNNNNNNNNNNNNNNNNNNNNNNNNNNNNNNNNNNNNNNNNNNNNNNNNNNNNNNNNNNNNNNNNNNNNNNNNNNNNNNNNNNNNNNNNNNNNNNNNNNNNNNNNNNNNNNNNNNNNNNNNNNNNNNNNNNNNNNNNNNNNNNNNNNNNNNNNNNNNNNNNNNNNNNNNNNNNNNNNNNNNNNNNNNNNNNNNNNNNNNNNNNNNNNNNNNNNNNNNNNNNNNNNNNNNNNNNNNNNNNNNNNNNNNNNNNNNNNNNNNNNNNNNNNNNNNNNNNNNNNNNNNNNNNNNNNNNNNNNNNNNNNNNNNNNNNNNNNNNNNNNNNNNNNNNNNNNNNNNNNNNNNNNNNNNNNNNNNNNNNNNNNNNNNNNNNNNNNNNNNNNNNNNNNNNNNNNNNNNNNNNNNNNNNNNNNNNNNNNNNNNNNNNNNNNNNNNNNNNNNNNNNNNNNNNNNNNNNNNNNNNNNNNNNNNNNNNNNNNNNNNNNNNNNNNNNNNNNNNNNNNNNNNNNNNNNNNNNNNNNNNNNNNNNNNNNNNNNNNNNNNNNNNNNNNNNNNNNNNNNNNNNNNNNNNNNNNNNNNNNNNNNNNNNNNNNNNNNNNNNNNNNNNNNNNNNNNNNNNNNNNNNNNNNNNNNNNNNNNNNNNNNNNNNNNNNNNNNNNNNNNNNNNNNNNNNNNNNNNNNNNNNNNNNNNNNNNNNNNNNNNNNNNNNNNNNNNNNNNNNNNNNNNNNNNNNNNNNNNNNNNNNNNNNNNNNNNNNNNNNNNNNNNNNNNNNNNNNNNNNNNNNNNNNNNNNNNNNNNNNNNNNNNNNNNNNNNNNNNNNNNNNNNNNNNNNNNNNNNNNNNNNNNNNNNNNNNNNNNNNNNNNNNNNNNNNNNNNNNNNNNNNNNNNNNNNNNNNNNNNNNNNNNNNNNNNNNNNNNNNNNNNNNNNNNNNNNNNNNNNNNNNNNNNNNNNNNNNNNNNNNNNNNNNNNNNNNNNNNNNNNNNNNNNNNNNNNNNNNNNNNNNNNNNNNNNNNNNNNNNNNNNNNNNNNNNNNNNNNNNNNNNNNNNNNNNNNNNNNNNNNNNNNNNNNNNNNNNNNNNNNNNNNNNNNNNNNNNNNNNNNNNNNNNNNNNNNNNNNNNNNNNNNNNNNNNNNNNNNNNNNNNNNNNNNNNNNNNNNNNNNNNNNNNNNNNNNNNNNNNNNNNNNNNNNNNNNNNNNNNNNNNNNNNNNNNNNNNNNNNNNNNNNNNNNNNNNNNNNNNNNNNNNNNNNNNNNNNNNNNNNNNNNNNNNNNNNNNNNNNNNNNNNNNNNNNNNNNNNNNNNNNNNNNNNNNNNNNNNNNNNNNNNNNNNNNNNNNNNNNNNNNNNNNNNNNNNNNNNNNNNNNNNNNNNNNNNNNNNNNNNNNNNNNNNNNNNNNNNNNNNNNNNNNNNNNNNNNNNNNNNNNNNNNNNNNNNNNNNNNNNNNNNNNNNNNNNNNNNNNNNNNNNNNNNNNNNNNNNNNNNNNNNNNNNNNNNNNNNNNNNNNNNNNNNNNNNNNNNNNNNNNNNNNNNNNNNNNNNNNNNNNNNNNNNNNNNNNNNNNNNNNNNNNNNNNNNNNNNNNNNNNNNNNNNNNNNNNNNNNNNNNNNNNNNNNNNNNNNNNNNNNNNNNNNNNNNNNNNNNNNNNNNNNNNNNNNNNNNNNNNNNNNNNNNNNNNNNNNNNNNNNNNNNNNNNNNNNNNNNNNNNNNNNNNNNNNNNNNNNNNNNNNNNNNNNNNNNNNNNNNNNNNNNNNNNNNNNNNNNNNNNNNNNNNNNNNNNNNNNNNNNNNNNNNNNNNNNNNNNNNNNNNNNNNNNNNNNNNNNNNNNNNNNNNNNNNNNNNNNNNNNNNNNNNNNNNNNNNNNNNNNNNNNNNNNNNNNNNNNNNNNNNNNNNNNNNNNNNNNNNNNNNNNNNNNNNNNNNNNNNNNNNNNNNNNNNNNNNNNNNNNNNNNNNNNNNNNNNNNNNNNNNNNNNNNNNNNNNNNNNNNNNNNNNNNNNNNNNNNNNNNNNNNNNNNNNNNNNNNNNNNNNNNNNNNNNNNNNNNNNNNNNNNNNNNNNNNNNNNNNNNNNNNNNNNNNNNNNNNNNNNNNNNNNNNNNNNNNNNNNNNNNNNNNNNNNNNNNNNNNNNNNNNNNNNNNNNNNNNNNNNNNNNNNNNNNNNNNNNNNNNNNNNNNNNNNNNNNNNNNNNNNNNNNNNNNNNNNNNNNNNNNNNNNNNNNNNNNNNNNNNNNNNNNNNNNNNNNNNNNNNNNNNNNNNNNNNNNNNNNNNNNNNNNNNNNNNNNNNNNNNNNNNNNNNNNNNNNNNNNNNNNNNNNNNNNNNNNNNNNNNNNNNNNNNNNNNNNNNNNNNNNNNNNNNNNNNNNNNNNNNNNNNNNNNNNNNNNNNNNNNNNNNNNNNNNNNNNNNNNNNNNNNNNNNNNNNNNNNNNNNNNNNNNNNNNNNNNNNNNNNNNNNNNNNNNNNNNNNNNNNNNNNNNNNNNNNNNNNNNNNNNNNNNNNNNNNNNNNNNNNNNNNNNNNNNNNNNNNNNNNNNNNNNNNNNNNNNNNNNNNNNNNNNNNNNNNNNNNNNNNNNNNNNNNNNNNNNNNNNNNNNNNNNNNNNNNNNNNNNNNNNNNNNNNNNNNNNNNNNNNNNNNNNNNNNNNNNNNNNNNNNNNNNNNNNNNNNNNNNTTTttcgttttttttgtttttttgttaaattttggctattgtatatttgagctaattgtatatcaatgtttatatctgagagttttgtttatttttgtaaacttgtaaaaatgttaaatttctaataaaaatatctattaaaaaaaggttttacATTAAAGCCTGGTTTACACAGCCAAACCGGCATACAGGGCTGGGAAACTTCCCAACGCATTTCACCCAGCACTGGAGAAGTATCCTGAGTAAtaggtggggtttgggggagggAGTGTGGGTACTTACTGGAGTCAAAGCCGGAAACAGTCTGGGGGGTAACTGTGGGCTGCTGTGCTGACATTCTGATGCCTTGGTGCTCTGGAGCTTTGTCTCAGTTGTGTTTTGAATCTCACCCTTGCCCATTGGGCACACACTCTCCTCAT
This region includes:
- the selenoe gene encoding selenoprotein e, which gives rise to MPELYEFLLNRLALYHNLQYDLQDDKEPELLFYNLKDEVVQRYLVRDMTADQLSALLESLGFYKKSAKGEEVPKEFQHFPLKAPRDEL